Within the Saccharopolyspora gloriosae genome, the region ACTTCTTCGGGTCGTGGCCTTCCCAGTTCGCGATGAGTCGCGGCACCGGTGCGGCGAACAGTTCGTCCAGGTCGGCGAGCCGCTGCGGACCGTGCAGCTGGTATTCGCGGAAGGGGCTGGTGACGAGGCTGCCGGTGCCGATCTGCTCGGCGGCGTAGATCGCTCCCGGCAGCAGCGAGGTGAGCCGCGCGTGCACCGGCGCCGGGTCGAAGGTCTCCACCGCGAGGGCGGCTCCGGTGGAGGCGTCGAGGGTGACCGCGCCGTTCGAGCAGAGCGCGACTCCGCCGGTCAGCCCCAGTTCGTCGAGCACCGGCAGGGTACCGAGCATGCTGCGCCCGGTGGCGATCACCACGTGCGCGCCGGACGACGCGACGCGGCGGACGGCTTCGCGCACCGGCGCCGAGATGGTCTGCGGTTCGGGGTCGAGCAGCGTTCCGTCCACGTCGAGCGCGACGAGCCTGGGTTTCCATGCGGCAGCGGGCACGCCGCCCAGGCTAGCCGTTCACCAGCACGGACGTACTGCCCCGGCGACACGCCTCACGCCGGTCACCGTTCGCCGAGCCGGACCAGTCCGGTCTCGTAGGCGACGATCACGGCCTGCACCCGGTCACGGACGCCGAGCTTCGCCAGCACCCGGCCGAGGTGGGTCTTCACCGTGGCCTCGGAGACGTGCAGCGACTCGGCCAGTTCCTGGTTGTTCAGCCCTTTTCCCACCAGCGCCAGCACTTCTCGTTCCCGCTCGGTCAGCACGTCCAGCGCGGAACGGTCGCGGCGGCCCGTGTCGGAGGTGTCCAGGAACCGTTCCAGCAGTCGCCGGGTGACGCTGGCGCGACGACGGCGTCGCCGGTGGCGACGGAGCGCACCGCGGTCACCAGGTTCTCCGGCGGGATGTCCTTGAGCAGGAATCCGCTGGCTCCACCGCGCAGCGCGGCCAGCGCGTACTCGTCGAGGTCGAAGGTGGTGAGCACCAGGACTTTCGCGTCGGTGTCGGCGAGGATCCGCCGGTGGCCTCGATGCCGTCCAGCACCGGCATCCGCACGTCCATCAGCACCACGTCCGGGTGGACCTGCCGGGCGATCCGCACGGCGTGGGCACCGTCTCCGGCTTCGCCGACGACTTCGAGGTCCGGGTGGGCGTCGAGCACCATGCGGAACCCCATGCGCATCAGCTCCTGGTCGTCGACGAGCAGCACTCGGATCATGGCCTCGAGGGTAATTTCGACGCCCCCTCGGTTGGAGCCGTTCGGCGAACGAATCTGTGCGCTGGAGGGAAAACCTTCCACATCCGCCGCGGGGTCCGTTCAGATCACTCGGACGGGACTCCTGCCGCGGCC harbors:
- a CDS encoding HAD family hydrolase, with product MPAAAWKPRLVALDVDGTLLDPEPQTISAPVREAVRRVASSGAHVVIATGRSMLGTLPVLDELGLTGGVALCSNGAVTLDASTGAALAVETFDPAPVHARLTSLLPGAIYAAEQIGTGSLVTSPFREYQLHGPQRLADLDELFAAPVPRLIANWEGHDPKKSPTRSPGWNCPAAP